Sequence from the Pseudomonas frederiksbergensis genome:
CGCGTGGTGGTCACCGACATGTCCCCGGGCAATCCGCAACTGCGCCGCCAGATCGCCTTGCGCTACATGATCGGCGGGCTGATGTTGCCCATGGAGGAACTGTTGATTACCAACGGTGCCCTGGAAGCCTTGAACCTGTGCCTGCAGGCCGTGACCGAGCCGGGCGACCTGGTGGCGATCGAAGCTCCCGCGTTCTACGCCAGCCTCCAAATACTGGAACGGCTGAAGCTCAAGGCCGTGGAAATTCCGGTTCATCCGCGTGACGGCATTGACCTGGAGGTACTGGAACAGACCCTCGCGCGCCATCCAATCAAGGCCTGCTGGTGCATGACCAGCTTCCAGAATCCCATGGGCGCGACCATGCCCGAAGCGCGCAAACAGGCGTTGGTGGAACTGTTGCGCCGACATCAGGTTCCGCTGATCGAGGACGACGTCTATGCCGAACTCTATTACGGCCAGCAGGCCCCCAAACCGGCCAAGGCCTTCGACACCGAAGGGTTGGTGATGCATTGCGGCTCGTTCGCCAAGAGCCTGGCCCCGGGTTATCGCATCGGCTGGGTCGCCGCCGGGCGCTACGCGCAGAAGATCGAACGGCTCAAGCTGATGACCTCGCTGTGCGCCTCGATGCCAGCCCAGGCCGCGATCGCCGACTACCTGCAACATGGCGGCTACGACCGGCACCTGCGCAAGTTGCGCTATGCCCTGGAAGAACAGCAGAGTGCGATGCTTGCCGCCATCGGCCGTTATTTCCCGGACCAGACCCGCGTCAGCCAGCCGGCGGGCGGTTACTTCCTCTGGCTGGAACTGCCGGAACAGATCGACTCGCTGAAGCTGTTCCAGATGGCATTGGCGCAAGGCATCAGCATCGCGCCCGGGCCGATCTTCTCACCGACCCGGCGCTTCAGGAATTGCATTCGGCTGAACTATGGCGGGCCTTGGACCGAAGTCTCGGAAAAAGCCATGGAGACGTTGGGGCGGATTGTTCGCTCGTTCTGAGCGCGATGTCGTCCTTGAGGTTGTCTTTGCGAGCAGGCTCGCACACAGGGACCGCGTTCAACATGTGGGCGAGCCTGCTCTCGAATAGGCGGCACTGACTACGAATGGCTGAAAATCAGCGCCCACCACCAAGGTCCACAAACGTCCCGGTCGCATACGAAGCCTTGTCCGACAGCAACCAGATGATCGCTTCGGCCACTTCGTCCGGACGCCCGCCCCGGGCCATGGGAATCGCCGATTCGAGTTTGCTGACCCGGTCCGGATCGCCGCTCAGGGCGTGGAAATCGGTGTAGATATAGCCCGGACGGACCGCGTTGACGCGAATGCCCTCGCCGGCGACCTCCTTTGATAGGCCGACGGTGAAGGTGTCCAGCGCTCCCTTGGAGGCCGCGTAGTCGACATATTCCGACGGTGCGCCCAAGCGGGCGGCAACCGACGAGACATTGACGATGCTGCCACCCTGCCCGCCATGCCGGGGCGACATGCGCAGCACCGCATGCTTGGCGCACAGGATCGGCCCCAACACATTGGTCTTCATGATCTTGAGGATGCGGAACTCGGACATTTCATCGAGCCGGGACTTGTGGGCGACCGTACCGGCGTTATTCACCAGGGCGGTGACGCGGCCCAGTTCGGCGTCAACGCGGTTGAACAGGCCGACCACCTCATCTTCGATGCTCACGTCGGCCCGCACCGCAATGGCTTGCGCGCCTTTGGCCCGGACCTGTTCGAGCACGTCCTGGGCCGCGTTTTCATCGGACTGGTAATTGATGCAGATCCGATAGCCCAGGTCGGCCGCCAACAGCGCCGTGGCCGCCCCGATCCCGCGTCCGCCACCGGTGATGACGATGACTTTATCCACGCTTGCTCTCCCGTTCCACGCAAACACGTCGGGCCCAAGAATAGCGTTGACCCGACGTTTTGCACAACGCGGCTCGCTTACCGGGGCGGTGGCACGCCCTAGCGGGCCAGTGCGCGCAGGTCCAAGCGCCCGTCCAGCAGCGGTGGGCACCAGTAATAGCCGCCGGTAATCGGCCGGCTCATGCGGTACAAGCCATCTGTGATGCCGTCTTCGAGGCCGCTCATGCGGCGCAGTTGCGCCTCGAATGCGTCCAGGGAGAAACCGAACGCCAGGAACATCAGGCCAGCACGATCACCTTCGATCCACGGCATGGAACGGCGTACGACGAAGGCCTCCGGGGCAAAGCTCTCCTGGGCAGTACGCTTGACGTGGGCCGACTCCGGCGCCTCTTCGATTTCTTCGTTGTCGCTCAGGCGCCGGCCCATGATGTTGTCGCGCTCATGGGGTTGCATCGCGGCAAATCCGTCCAGGTCGTGCTGCCATTGCTGGATCGCGGCGAAGCTGCCACCGCGCAATCCATCGACACCCTGGGCCAGGGCGGCAGCGATCGCCGCTTCATCGTGGGGGTTTTCGGTGCCATCTTCGTAGCCGGTCAGGTCATGGCCGGTCATATGGCGGAAGGTTTCGTTCATCTGCACCAGGCGCAGGGCCGGTGCCAGCGCCGCTTCAAGGGCGCGACTGCGGTGCATCAACTCGCCCCGGTCCTCGCCATGCAACCAGCACCAGAGCGCGTGCTGGGTCGACGGGTTATCCACGCCGACCCCGGCCAACGCAGGAAACGCCCGCAAGCCTTCAACCTGAGCCCCCAAGGCCTGCACCAGCGACTCACCGAAGCCGACAACCGCACGGCCATCCAACTGCAGCAACAACTTATCGATCGCAGCCGGCAGTGCCTCGACCGATTCCAGGGCAAAAAACAGATGACGAGCCTGAGGCGGAACAGGGGTGGCGAGAATGCCGGGCTGGTAGTAACTCATGGGAACTCCTTCAGAAAGAGCCGCGAGTTTACCCGGCGGCCGCCGCTTTGTGTCGTTTGGCTTGAGGCCTCGGGAAACCGAGCCATTTTGTGGGAACGCTCCCACAGCCCTGTGGGAGCACTCCGAAGCAAGCCTGCTGCCCATGGCTTCGGATTGCCGGGCAACCAAAAACGCCCTAGATTGACCATCCCTCAAGGAAGGCCAACGAGAGCTGTCCATCATGCACATCGCCAAAACGACACTTGCCGGGATTTTTTTCCTGTTCTGTGGGACGTCCGTGGGCTTTGCCCAGGAGCGCATTGAAGAAACGGTCAATGCAGTTATCCAGCCCCTGATGAAACAGCAGGACATCGCGGGCATGGCGGTGGCGATCATCCACAACGGCCAGCGGCAGTTTTTCAATTATGGCGTTGCCTCCAAGGACACCCGCAAGACCGTGACCGACCAGACCCTGTTCGAAGTCGGTTCAGTCAGCAAGACCTTTACCGCAACGCTCGGCGCCTATGCCCAGGCCCAAGGCAAGTTGCAACTGTCGGACTCCGTCGGCGGCCATGCCCCCGAATTGCGCGGCAGTGCCCTTGAAAACGTGCGCCTGCTGGACCTAGCCACCTACAGCGCCGGCGGCCTGCCTCTGCAGTTTCCCGATGATGCCGACCATCCCGACCGGATGTTCAGCTATTACCAGGCCTGGAAGCCCCTCTACCCGGCCAGCACCCAGCGGCTTTATTCGAACCCGAGCATCGGCCTGTTCGGCTATCTGGCGGCCCGAAGCCTGGGACAGCCTTTCGATGATGTCATGCAGCAGACATTGATGCCTGGGCTAGGTCTCAAGCGCAGCTACGTACGGGTTCCGCAAGATCAACTGGGTCGATACGCCCAGGGTTACGCGAAGGATGGCAAGCCCGTGCGCGTCGGACCTGGTGCCCTGGATTCCGAGGCGTACGGGGTAAAGACCAGCTCAGCGGACCTGATTCGTTTCGTCGAGGCCAACCTGCGACCGCAAACGCTGGACGAGCCCTTGAGACAAGCCATCGCCACGACCCATACGGGTTTCTATCGGGTTGGCCAGATGAACCAGGGCCTGGGCTGGGAGTTCTACCCCGCCCCGTTCACCCTGGAGGATTTGCTCGCCGGCAATACACCGCAGATGGCCCTGGCCCCACAAAAAGTCGAAGCGCTCAGCCCGCCCCGCCCGGCGCCGGACGGCAGCTGGATCAACAAGACAGGCTCAACCAACGGCTTTGGCGCCTATGCCGCGTTTGTGTCTGGAAAGGATTTGGGGATCGTGATCCTGGCGAACAAGAACTACCCGATCGAAGAAAGAATAAAGGCCGCGCACAAAATCCTGGCGGCCTTGGAACAGCAATGAGGTCCGCTTTTGGTGGCGCGGGAGCCTGCTCCCTCGCCACGCAAGCCCTTGTCGCTAGTCCTCGAGCGCCTTCGGCGCGGGCGCAGGTTTCGCCGCTTTACCCGGTTTGGCACCTTTTGCGTCTTTAGCGGGTTCGGGTTCCGGCGCTGGTGGCGGGGCTGGCACCACGGCTTCCTTTTCAGCAGAGGGCAATTTGTCGACGGTATCGAACAGCTCGCTCAGTTTGATCTCGCCGGAATGCTCAAGCTTCTTTTCCCCATCCTTGCCCACCAGGATGATCTTGGGCAGCGCACCGGCGCCCAGCTTGAGGGAACGGATCAGCGCCATGGTGCTTTGCGGGTCCAGATCCTTGCCATCCCGTTGCCCGATGGTGTTGAACACGGTGTAGAGCATCATGTTTCGTTGGGAAAATCCCTGCTTGCCCTCTGGCTTTTCAAGCTCTGCTTTCAACTTGGACCACGCAGGATCGACGGAGCTGGGCGCGATAATGATCAAGGGGCGGGTCTTGCCCACCTCCGCCACCAGGGGTGAGTCGCCGTCAGCGGCGAACAAGGGGCCGACGAAGGCCAGCAAGGTTGCGAAGGTCAACGACCGAATAAGCATGCGCCTCTCCTTTTGATATTTACGCTGTACTGATTGCACATGGCGGCGATTGTTCCGCGAGAGTCGCCCGATACCGCAGTTGCCTGCCCTGAAGCTTAGGCCACCGGCCCCATAGCGCAACCGCGTCACACCGGGTTCAAAGGCCGAACGGGAAGGTATCCTCTTCATGCTCCAGGGTGTGAGGCGTGGGCAGCGGCGTGACCGCTTCGGTCTGTTCGAACCAGAGCCAGGCGTCGAACTGCTCGGCCAGGACCGCTTCGAAATAATGGCTCTGGCGTTCGGTTTCAGGGCGGTAGATTACGCCAATGGCGCGTTCGAGCAGCGGCTCGGACAACGCGTCCAACAGTGCCTCGTCAGGACTTGCCCGCCAATCTGTCAGTGATGCGCGGACACCCGCCTGGAGAAATTCCCGCTCCCAACTGCCGGCCAATGCCGGCTGCACCTGCTTGATTTTCATCGGCGAGTCCCAGTCATCGGCCGCCGCCACGCTGCCATGGTCGGTCCCCATGCCCAGCAGCACCGCGTCGCGGCCGTAAGCCATGCGGCACAACTGGCCAATATTGAATTCGCCTTCCCAACCCATGCGCGTCGCCGCGGCATTGCCGATGTGGGAGTTGTGCGCCCAGACAATCGCTTTCGCATCGGGCCCGCGGTGTTCCAACAGGCTTTGCAGGGTGTCGAACATATGCCGGTCCCGCAGGTTCCAGGAAGACTTGCCGCCGCGATACATCGCTCGGTAGTACTGCTCGGCAGCACGCACCACCCGGGCATTCTGGATGGCGCTGAAGAAGCCTTCGTCATCCTTGATCAATGGATCGAGGCGTTCGGCGAGCAACGTGTTGAGCTGCTCGACCACCGCGTCCTCGCAGGTCGCCAGGTTGCCGCGCTCGGTAAAATGGCCGTAGAGCGCCGGTTCGTCGTGCCACGGCGTCAGGCAGCCATAACGATGCCGGGCATCACGGGCCAGATGGGGATGTGCCTTGTCGAGGTAGTTGAGCACCTCGTCGATGGAGTGCCGCAGGCTGTAGACGTCCAGCCCACGAAACTCCACGCGCCGAGCGTCCGGCTGCCCGAGGTTGTAGTCGCGCAGCCAGCGGACGAAGGACTGGACGTCCGTATTGCGCCACATCCAGCTTGGAAACCGAGCGAAAGCCTGCTGTTTCCAGGCCGAGGGGCCGAGATTGCGCACGCAGCGGTCGACTTGACCAGCATCGGGCCAGTCGGCTTCGACGGCCACAATCCCGAAGCCATGATGCTCGACCAGATGGCGGGTGATGGCGGCGCGGGTGCGGTAGAAATCATGGGTGCCATGGCTGGCTTCGCCGATCAGCACCACCTTGGCATCGGCGAAGCGATCAAACATCTCGCCAAAGGCCGGGCTGTCCTCGGCGGGCAACGGTTCGGCGTGATGACGCAGGATATCGGCAATGTCGGTGCGAGGTTCGGCGCGACGACGGCGCAGGCGTTGCAGCAGATCTCTGGCTGGGCTATTCATGGATCGAGGCCTCATCAGTACCTGGTTTACAGGTATGACTATCCCTAGCGCCCCATGACTCCGAGCAAATCAGAACGCCAGTTTGAAGCCGATCATCGCCAACATCACCGCCAGGCAAGGGCGCAGGAGCTCGTCGGAAATACGCCCCGACAAGTGGCTGCCCAGATAGATGCCCGGCAATGAACCGATCAGCAAGAAGCCGAGGATGTGCCAGTCCATGTTGCCCATGCTTGCGTGGCCCAGGCCGGCCACCAGGGTCAGCGGTACGGCATGGGCGATTTCGGTGCCCACCAAGCGCTTGGTAACCAGGAACGGATAGAGGATGAACAGCGCGACAGTGCCCAGGGCGCCGGCGCCGATGGAGGTCAACGCGACCATCGTGCCCAGCACCAACCCGGTGATCACGGTAAGGAGGTTGAGTCGCGAGCCGCTGGGATTGTAGTGGCCGCCGGCGCGGTCGTGGGCGAATTGCAACAGGCGCTTCTTGAACAAGATCGCCAGGGCGGTGGCAAACAGTACAAAGCCCAAGGCTTGCTTGATCACCGCGTTCATCGCGTCCGGCGAGCTGTTCAGGCTGCTGAGAAACCACAGGGTCAGCCCGACTGCCGGCACGCTGCCCAAGGTCAGCCAACCGGTGATGGCCCAGTCGATATTGCGGTTCTTGGCGTGAACCAACACGCCGCCGGACTTGGTGATGGCCGCGTACAGCAGGTCCGTGCCCACCGCCGTTGCCGGGTTGATGCCGAACCACAACAGAATGGGGGTCATGAGCGATCCGCCACCCACGCCAGTCATCCCGACGATGAAACCGACCACCAGGCCCGCTACGACTAAACCGACATTACCGAAATCCATCAAACCCGTCTCAGCACGACCGCGTGAAAAATCTGGCCGCGAGCATAGCGATTTTTCTTATAACCCCCCTATATCGATGTGATCTATCTTTATTCCATTATTCGCTACTGTACCGGCAGGAAATTCAGGAACAGCAGGCTCTGCGCGTAGTTCAACCCTATCCGTCGGTAGCGCTCGTCAAGCATCTGCGTCAACAGGTCCAGGCGTGCGACGATTTTCCCGAACTCGACGGCAAAGCTCAGGTTGCTGCCCTCCTCCGAAATTTCATTGGAAAACAGCACCGGCGTGCCGTCCTTGTTCTGCCGTTGGCCGAGCAGCCACGTTGCCTTCTCGATATTGCGCGCGGCGTTGCTGACAAAGCGCGGATCGATAGTGTCGGTCATGTAGAACTCGAGGCGGTTGCCGTGGGCCGTTACCAACATGCTGCCGATGGCGTAGATGAACGCACCGACGCGATCACCGAGAAATTCCGGACTCATGGCGTAACTCAAGGCCGCCAGGTCTTTTCTATTGCCCAGGGCCGGCAACGGCTGCTGTTGCTCGATGGCTTGGCGCACTTGCTTGACGGCGATGCGGGCATCCAGGAAGCCTGATTTGCGCAACTCTTCCGGGTTGCGCAGATAAAGCTTGTGCATCAGCAGATACAGGCTCTGCAAATTGTCGTGCATCGAGAGCGTGGCCATGCGGTCGACGCTGGTCTGCAAGAATTCCTGGGGCCTGGCGTTGCTGAACTGCGTGACGATGTCCTGGCCTTGCTGGTGGCTGCAGCCGCTAAGCAACAGCAACAGGCCCGCCAACAGCAAGCCGCAGCGTCGTGGCGACACCATCATGGAAAGTAAAACACCCATCGAATCTCGTCTGGACAGGGGGAAGCAGTGGGGCTCGCCGCTTCCTGGCCATGGATAGAGCGGGAAAAACCTTGAAAGTGCAGTGCCTTGGCGCAAAAGCTCACGCCTGGCTAAGGTTCGCCTCGATGAATTAGTCTTACTTTTTAATTGATAAATCCCAATTTATGGCTATAAATCCCTTCTCCACCCACAAATAGAAAGACTACTGAACAGAAAAACCTTCATCGCTGTCCGACCAAGTGACGGACTCGACCCGCGTTAAAACAACAACAAAACAACAGGAAGGAAGGTCACACTCATGCTTGAATCCAGACATCTGCTCACGGCCCTCGGAGTTTCTCTGATGATTGCCACCTCTTCCCAGGCCGCCGGCCTGACCAATGAACGCGTCGCCTTCGGCAAGACTGACGACGGCACGGCGGTTGAAAAATACATACTGCGCAACAGCCACGGAATCGAGGCGACGGTGATCACCTACGGCGGCATCCTCCAGTCGCTGATCGTGCCGGACAAAAATGGCATGACCACCGACATCGTCCTCGGCTTCGACGACGTCCAGGGCTACCAGAAGAACGGCAACGTGTATTTCGGCGCGACCATCGGCCGCTTCGGCAATCGCCTGGCTGGTGGCGCGTTCGAGCTGGACGGCAAGCGCTATCAGGTGCCGCAGAACGACAAGGACAATTCGCTGCACGGCGGGCCGCAAGGGTTCGACAAGCGCGTCTGGAAAGCCGAGGCGAGCAACGACAAGGACTCGGTCGGCGTGACCCTGACCTACCTGTCCAAAGATGGCGAGATGGGTTTCCCGGGTAACCTGAAGACTGACGTTACCTACAGCCTCAATGACAAAAACGAACTGCGCATCGACTACAAGGCCACCACTGACAAACCGACCGTGCTGAACCTGACCAACCACAGCTACTTCAACCTGGCAGGCGCAGGCAACGGCGACATCCTCAAGCAAGTCGCGACCCTGCACGCGTCCCGCTACACACCGGTGACCGCCAAGCTGATTCCCACCGGCGAACTGGCGCCAGTCGCCGGCACACCGATGGATTTCACCAAGCCCACCGCCATCGGCACGCACATCAAGGCGGATCATCCGCAGTTGAAATTCGCTGAACCGAAACAGGGTGGCTTCGATTTCAACTGGGTGCTCGATGCCAAGGGTGACGTGGGCAAACTCGCTGCCGATGTCCAGGATCCGCAGTCGGGACGGCGCCTGCAGCTGTACACCACCGAGCCGGGCGTGCAGTTCTACACCAGCAACTTCCTAGACGGCACGATCAAGGGCAAGCAAGGCAAGGTGTACCCGCACTGGGGCGCATTCACCCTGGAGACCCAGCATTTCCCCGACTCGCCCAACCAGCCGGATTTCCCGACCACGCGACTTGATCCGGGCCAGACCTACACCCAGACCATGGTGCTGAAGTTTTCGGCCGAATAATCTCCTGCAACCGATCGTTCCCGCCTTTCGCGCGGGAGCGATCAAACCTGAACGCCTGGTCTATCCTGCTGCCACAGCTTTCTCGATCAGCACGACAGGAGACGTGAATGAAAACTCTGGAATTGGCCGGCGTATCCGTTCCGGTAATCGGCCAGGGCACTTGGCGCCTGGGTGAAGAACCGTCCCATCACAAGAAGGAAGTGGCTGCCCTGCGCTTGGGTATCGAGCTGGGCATGACCCTGATCGACACCGCCGAAATGTACGCCGAGGGTGGCGCCGAAAAAATCGTTGGCGAAGCGATCACCGGGCTGCGCGACCAAGTGTTCCTGGTGAGCAAGGTCTACCCCCACAACGCCAGCCGCAAAGGCGTCCCGTTGGCTTGCGAACGCAGCCTGCGGCGGCTCGACACCGATTACATCGACCTCTACCTGCTGCACTGGCGCGGCCAGTATCCTTTGGAAGAAACCGTCGAAGCGTTCGAGCGCCTGCGCGAAGAAGGCAAGATCGGGCGCTGGGGCGTGTCGAACTTTGACGTCGACGATATGGAGGAACTGGCATCGCCGGCCTGCGCCACCAACCAGGTGCTGTACAACTTGCAAGAACGCGGCATCGAATTCGACCTGCTGCCCTGGAGCCAACGGCAACACATGCCGATCATGGCTTACTGCCCGGTTGGCCAGGGCGGACATTTGCTAAAGGATCACACCGTGCAGCAAATCGCCGAGCGCCACCGTGCAACGCCGGCACAGATCGCCCTGGCCTGGCTGGTGCGCCAGGACAACGTCATCGCCATTCCCAAGGCCACACAGCCTGAACATGTACGCCTGAATGCCGAGGCGGCGAATCTGCAACTTGAGTCCCAGGATCTGGCGGCGCTGGACCTGGTGTTCCCGAAGCCTGATGGGAAGCAGCGGTTGGCGATGGTTTAGTTTCCCTACGAGGGTTGGGCACCACCCACGGCTCTTGCCTGGTGGCTATAACAGGGAACTAGAACAACCCCATCTGCCCGCCAATCAACGTCGAGAAATCATCGTCGACAAACGGCAGGATCGCATCCGCCACTGGCTGTAGCTGCTTGGTCACGTAATGGTCGTAATCGATCGGCGCACTACGGGTTTCCAGCGGCTCGGGACCGGCGACGGTGATCACGTAGCTGATCCAGCCTCCGTTCTGATACTGCCGGGGCCGCCCCTGGCGTTCATTGAACGCGTCGGCGAGCCGCGCCGCCCGTACGTGGGGCGGCACGTTGCGTTCGTAGTCATCCAGGGGCCGGCGCAGGCGCTTGCGGTAGACCAGGCGTTCATCGAACGCACCGGCCAGCGTCTGCCGCACATAATCGCGCACGTAATCCTGATAGGGCTGTCGATGGAAGATCCGTCCGTACAGCTCCTGCTGGAACTGGCGGGCCAGCGGCGACCAGTCGGTGCGCACGGTCTCCAGGCCTTTGTAGATGATTTCATCGCTGCCGTCGGCACGGGTCACCAGGCCGGCGTAGCGCTTCTTGCTGCCCTCCTCCGCACCGCGGATGGTCGGCATCAGGAATCGCTTGAAATGAGTTTCGAATTGCAGCTCCAACGCGCTCTCGAGCCCGAACTCTTCACGTACCTGCTCGCGCCACCAATGGTTGACGTAAGCCACCAGTTCGCGGCCGATCACCGCGGCCTCTTCCTGGCCGTGGGGGCGGCGCAACCAGACGAAGGTTGAATCGGTGTCGCCGTAGATCACCACGTGCCCCCGGGCCTCGATCAACTGCCGGGTGCGCTGCATGATTTGATGACCGCGCAGTGTGATGGACGACGCGAGGCGCGGGTCGAAGAAGCGACAGCCACTGGAGCCGAGTACGCCATAAAACGCGTTCATGATGATTTTCAGCGCCTGGGACAACGGTGCATTGTGTTCACGCTTGGCAGTTTCCCGGCCTTCGGCAACCCGCGCCACGATTGACGGCAGGCAATGTCGGGTACGAGAGAACCGCGCCCCGCGAAAGCCCGGGACCGATTCATGATCGCCTGGATGACGAAGCCCTTCGATCAAGCCCACCGGGTCAATCAGGAAGGTGCGGATAATCGAGGGATACAGGCTCTTGTAGTCGAGCACCAGCACCGACTCGTAGAGCCCCGGTTGCGAATCCATGACAAACCCGCCAGGGCTGGCCTCGGGCGGACGCTGGCCGAGGTTCGGCGCGACAAAGCCCTGGCGGTGCATCAGCGGCATGTACAGGTGCGTGAACGCCGCCACCGAGCCTCCGCTGCGATCCGCCGGCAGGCCGGTGACACTGGCGCGCTCCAGCAAGAATTCCAGCAGATCGGTCTTGGCGAAGATCCGCGTGACCAATTCGCAGTCCTTGAGGTTGTAACGGGCAAGGGCCGGCTTGTCCTCTGCAAACATGCGATTGATCTCGTCCATGCGTTGGTACGGGTTGTCGATGGACTTGCCTTCGCCCAGCAGGGTTTGCGCGACGTTTTCCAGGCTGAAAGACGGGAAGCTCCAGGTCGCCGAACGCAAGGACTCGATCCCGTCGATGATCAATCGGCCGGCCGCCGAGGCGAAGAAGTGATTGTTGCGAGCGCCATGTTCACGCCATTGCATTTCCTCACCGCCACGCCCCAGCCGCAACGGTACGGCCAGCCGGCGGGCATGCTCGTGCAGCACGCGCAAATCGAACTGCACCAGGTTCCAGCCGATGATTGCGTCGGGGTCGAAGCGGGCGAACCACTCGTTGAGTTTCTTCAACAGCAGCGTTCGGGACTCGCAGTACTCAAGCCGGAAATCTACGTTGCTATCATCACCATTCGGCGGCCCGAGCATGTAGACCTGGCGTTCGCCACAGCCTTCCAGGGCGATGGAATACAACTCGCCTTGGGCGGTGGTTTCGATGTCCAGGGACACCAGTCGTAGCGGCGGCCGGTATTCGTGGGCCGGTTTCATCTGGGCGTCGAGCAGCAGGCCATCGGCCGTTGGCGTGCCGCCGAACCAGACCGGGGCGGTGATGAAGCGCTCCATCAGGTAGCGCTCCGGTGGCCGGATGTCGGCTTCGAACACCTCCACGCCGGCGCGCCGCAGCGTAGCGTCCAGGCGCATCAGCTGGGCATGTTGTCGGCAATACAGGCCCAGCACCGGGCGGTGCTCGAAATCCAGCAGGTCCAGGGGACGCAGTTCGACCTCTTTT
This genomic interval carries:
- a CDS encoding sulfite exporter TauE/SafE family protein; this translates as MDFGNVGLVVAGLVVGFIVGMTGVGGGSLMTPILLWFGINPATAVGTDLLYAAITKSGGVLVHAKNRNIDWAITGWLTLGSVPAVGLTLWFLSSLNSSPDAMNAVIKQALGFVLFATALAILFKKRLLQFAHDRAGGHYNPSGSRLNLLTVITGLVLGTMVALTSIGAGALGTVALFILYPFLVTKRLVGTEIAHAVPLTLVAGLGHASMGNMDWHILGFLLIGSLPGIYLGSHLSGRISDELLRPCLAVMLAMIGFKLAF
- a CDS encoding erythromycin esterase family protein — protein: MNSPARDLLQRLRRRRAEPRTDIADILRHHAEPLPAEDSPAFGEMFDRFADAKVVLIGEASHGTHDFYRTRAAITRHLVEHHGFGIVAVEADWPDAGQVDRCVRNLGPSAWKQQAFARFPSWMWRNTDVQSFVRWLRDYNLGQPDARRVEFRGLDVYSLRHSIDEVLNYLDKAHPHLARDARHRYGCLTPWHDEPALYGHFTERGNLATCEDAVVEQLNTLLAERLDPLIKDDEGFFSAIQNARVVRAAEQYYRAMYRGGKSSWNLRDRHMFDTLQSLLEHRGPDAKAIVWAHNSHIGNAAATRMGWEGEFNIGQLCRMAYGRDAVLLGMGTDHGSVAAADDWDSPMKIKQVQPALAGSWEREFLQAGVRASLTDWRASPDEALLDALSEPLLERAIGVIYRPETERQSHYFEAVLAEQFDAWLWFEQTEAVTPLPTPHTLEHEEDTFPFGL
- a CDS encoding aldose epimerase family protein, with product MLESRHLLTALGVSLMIATSSQAAGLTNERVAFGKTDDGTAVEKYILRNSHGIEATVITYGGILQSLIVPDKNGMTTDIVLGFDDVQGYQKNGNVYFGATIGRFGNRLAGGAFELDGKRYQVPQNDKDNSLHGGPQGFDKRVWKAEASNDKDSVGVTLTYLSKDGEMGFPGNLKTDVTYSLNDKNELRIDYKATTDKPTVLNLTNHSYFNLAGAGNGDILKQVATLHASRYTPVTAKLIPTGELAPVAGTPMDFTKPTAIGTHIKADHPQLKFAEPKQGGFDFNWVLDAKGDVGKLAADVQDPQSGRRLQLYTTEPGVQFYTSNFLDGTIKGKQGKVYPHWGAFTLETQHFPDSPNQPDFPTTRLDPGQTYTQTMVLKFSAE
- a CDS encoding SDR family oxidoreductase, which codes for MDKVIVITGGGRGIGAATALLAADLGYRICINYQSDENAAQDVLEQVRAKGAQAIAVRADVSIEDEVVGLFNRVDAELGRVTALVNNAGTVAHKSRLDEMSEFRILKIMKTNVLGPILCAKHAVLRMSPRHGGQGGSIVNVSSVAARLGAPSEYVDYAASKGALDTFTVGLSKEVAGEGIRVNAVRPGYIYTDFHALSGDPDRVSKLESAIPMARGGRPDEVAEAIIWLLSDKASYATGTFVDLGGGR
- a CDS encoding Dyp-type peroxidase; protein product: MSYYQPGILATPVPPQARHLFFALESVEALPAAIDKLLLQLDGRAVVGFGESLVQALGAQVEGLRAFPALAGVGVDNPSTQHALWCWLHGEDRGELMHRSRALEAALAPALRLVQMNETFRHMTGHDLTGYEDGTENPHDEAAIAAALAQGVDGLRGGSFAAIQQWQHDLDGFAAMQPHERDNIMGRRLSDNEEIEEAPESAHVKRTAQESFAPEAFVVRRSMPWIEGDRAGLMFLAFGFSLDAFEAQLRRMSGLEDGITDGLYRMSRPITGGYYWCPPLLDGRLDLRALAR
- a CDS encoding DUF4174 domain-containing protein, whose product is MLIRSLTFATLLAFVGPLFAADGDSPLVAEVGKTRPLIIIAPSSVDPAWSKLKAELEKPEGKQGFSQRNMMLYTVFNTIGQRDGKDLDPQSTMALIRSLKLGAGALPKIILVGKDGEKKLEHSGEIKLSELFDTVDKLPSAEKEAVVPAPPPAPEPEPAKDAKGAKPGKAAKPAPAPKALED
- the ampC gene encoding class C beta-lactamase, producing MHIAKTTLAGIFFLFCGTSVGFAQERIEETVNAVIQPLMKQQDIAGMAVAIIHNGQRQFFNYGVASKDTRKTVTDQTLFEVGSVSKTFTATLGAYAQAQGKLQLSDSVGGHAPELRGSALENVRLLDLATYSAGGLPLQFPDDADHPDRMFSYYQAWKPLYPASTQRLYSNPSIGLFGYLAARSLGQPFDDVMQQTLMPGLGLKRSYVRVPQDQLGRYAQGYAKDGKPVRVGPGALDSEAYGVKTSSADLIRFVEANLRPQTLDEPLRQAIATTHTGFYRVGQMNQGLGWEFYPAPFTLEDLLAGNTPQMALAPQKVEALSPPRPAPDGSWINKTGSTNGFGAYAAFVSGKDLGIVILANKNYPIEERIKAAHKILAALEQQ
- the mapR gene encoding GntR family transcriptional regulator MpaR (MapR regulates genes involved in Pseudomonas quinolone signal (PQS) production and anthranilate metabolism) translates to MKRYEKFADDIAELIRSGMLGPGQRVPSVRYASQTYGVSPSTVFQAYYLLERRGLIRARPRSGYFVNNHAPRPFCEPVISNQVHESTAVDVSELVFSVLDSIKDPATVPFGSAFPSPTLFPLQRLSRSLSSATRDMDPRVVVTDMSPGNPQLRRQIALRYMIGGLMLPMEELLITNGALEALNLCLQAVTEPGDLVAIEAPAFYASLQILERLKLKAVEIPVHPRDGIDLEVLEQTLARHPIKACWCMTSFQNPMGATMPEARKQALVELLRRHQVPLIEDDVYAELYYGQQAPKPAKAFDTEGLVMHCGSFAKSLAPGYRIGWVAAGRYAQKIERLKLMTSLCASMPAQAAIADYLQHGGYDRHLRKLRYALEEQQSAMLAAIGRYFPDQTRVSQPAGGYFLWLELPEQIDSLKLFQMALAQGISIAPGPIFSPTRRFRNCIRLNYGGPWTEVSEKAMETLGRIVRSF